Within the Gammaproteobacteria bacterium genome, the region AAGAACAGCAGCCCCGCTACCAGCGTGATGTGCGAGCCGGAAATCGCCACCAGGTGGGTGGTCCCGGTGCGCGAAAACACCTCCCATTGCGCGCTGGAGATGGCGCGCTGCTCGCCTATCGTCAGCGCGGTGATGATCCCGGCATAGGGACTGGCGGGCAGGGCTGCGGCAATGCCGGACGCTATCCGTTGGCGCAACCTGTCAATGGTATAGCCGTCGGCGTTCGAGGCTATGCGTAAATGAGGGCCGCTTGGCCTGACATAACCCGTGGTATGCAGGTGGTGGCGGAACAACCACCCCTCGTAATCGAATCCGCCAGGATTCATCAGTCCGCGCGCACGCTTGAGACGCACCTGCAAGCGCCAGGTATCCCCCACCCGAAGATCGGGCGGTGCCTCCTGCCAACTGAGCAAAATACGGCCAGGCGTGGGGTGCCGTGTCGCGCCCTGATGCAACGAAATCACGTCAAATTCAAAGCGCATCCCACGGGAGTCATCACCGTCCGTGGCAACTATCTTTTGGGTATCCTTTGGCCGCCACATTACGTTCCCGGCTAAACGGCTGGGGATAGAGGCGACCACACCCTCCACTATGATGTCCTCACCTTCCAGACTCGGCGCAATCCCTATGGACAGGGAACCTGCCACACTAAACAACGCCCAAAGGAAACCACAGGCCACCAGCGCCGGAAAATGCAGCCATCTGATAAACACCGCCAACAGCAACGGGACCAACAGCAGACACCAACGCTGATCCGGCAGCTCAGTAAGTTGCTGAAAAGCAAGAATTCCAGCCAGGAATGCGAGCGTACCCAAGCGCATGCTTTAGTTATGGCCCAAAAGTGTGGATAATCGGAAATAGGGAGGCGTCGATCTACCCTATATCGAACAGGGTGGGAATTACATTAATTTATGCCAAAACAGCTTATCAAACGCTTTATCAAGCGTTACGTCCCCGATCACAAAACGATTCGCGACCACAAACACTTGCAGTTTCTCGGCGCGCTGCTGCACGCGCCCAATCTGTGGCACCTGAACCGGCACTCGGTGCCCGGCGCGGTTTCCGTGGGACTGTTCGCAGCATTTATTCCCGGCCCGGTGCAAATGCTGATCGCGGCGGCGGGGGCGGTGATGTTCCGGGTCAATATGCCGTTGTCCGTCGCGCTGACATTCATCACCAACCCGTTCACGGTACCGCCAATCGCCTATTTTTCCTACAAAATTGGCACCTGGATTCTGCACATGCCGGAGCATCCCTTTGAAATCGAGATGTCGATTGATTGGTTATGGGGACAGTTAAACACCATCGGAGGCCCTTTCCTGCTCGGCACCCTGGTGCTTTCCGTCAGCAGCGCGCTGCTCGGCAACCTGCTGATGCGCGGGATCTGGCATTGGCATATCATGCGTTATTTGAAGAAGAGAAAACAACGAGCGACACGAGACAAGTGATTGGCTGCCTTGGCACATTTACGCCCAGGCAGTTTGCGAAACGCCCTATTCCCCATCGGTCTCCTCCCCAAACAGCTCCTTCTGAAACCCGAAGTTGTGCATATCCTTGATCCGTAGGGGATACAGAACACCATCCAGATGATCACATTCGTGTTGAACCACGCGCGCATGAAAACCGCTCACTTCGCGCTGAAAGTGTCCGCCCTGCTGGTCGAAGCCGGAATAGCGGATGTGACTATGACGGGGCACGAGGCCGCGCATGCCCGGCACGCTCAGGCAACCTTCCCACCCCTCCTCCAGCGCATCGCTTAATGGTTCGATCACTGGATTGATCAACACTGTGGTGGGCACGGCGTCCATATCAGGATAGCGCGGATTGTTCTCGATACTGAAAATCACCACACGCAGGTTCACACCAATCTGCGGCGCGGCCAGGCCAGCGCCATTCATGGCCTCCATGGTGTCGAACATGTCATCAATCAATGTTCGCAGCGCCGGGTCGTGAAAATCGGTAACGGGTCCGGCAACTTGCCACAACAACGGGTCACCCATGCGCAAAACTTTTCGAACAGCCATAGCATCTCACTTTAAATAACTTTATCGTTGGATATTATACAATTGCTGTTTCCACATTGCGGCGTATTAAAGTCATGGCAACCGTTTACGGCATCAAAAATTGTGATACGGTCAAGAAGGCGTTGGCCTGGCTGGACGGACACCACGTGGATTACCGGTTTCATGACTTCCGCAAGGACGGTCTGGACGAAGAAATACTGCGCGGGTGGGTGAAGGAACTTGGCTGGGAGGCGCTATTGAACCGGCGCGGCACGACCTGGCGGCGATTGCCGGACGCTGACCGGGAATCACTGGATGAAACCAAGGCCATCGCCTTGATGCTCACCCACCCCTCGATCATCAAGCGCCCGCTGCTGGATCTCGGCACATCGCGTCACCTCGGTTTCAGCACCTCAGACTACGAAAGGCTGTTTGGCTGATGAGAATTGACCGGCTTGATCACCTTGTACTCACCGTGCGCGACATAGCCACAAGCTGCGATTTTTACAGCCAGGTATTGGGCGTGAATGTTGTGACCTTCGGCAACGATAGAAAAGCACTTGTGTTTGGCAAACAGAAAATCAACCTGCACGAGGCGGGCAAAGAATTCGAACCCAAGGCCTCCCGGCCAACACCCGGCTCGGCGGACTTGTGTTTTATTACCTGTGAACCGCTAACCAGCGTTATGACACATCTGGAGGCACAAAACATTGTAATCATCGACGGCCCCCTGCCACGCACCGGCGCTGCCGGGGCCATCATTTCCATTTATCTGCGCGACCCCGATGGCAACCTCATCGAGATTTCCAACTACACACATGAGATTAACTGACTAATGTCCCCTACCCTCGCACTCGCTATCGACCTCATCTCCCGCCCCTCCGTCACGCCGGAGGATGCCGGTTGCCAGGAGGGCATGATCGCCCGTCTCGCCGCCATCGGCTTTCGCATAGAACGGCTACCCTTTGGCGAAGTGCATAATTTCTGGGCACGGCGCGGCACATCCGGCCCGCTGTTTGCCTTCGCCGGACACAGCGACGTGGTGCCAACCGGGCCACTCGAACAATGGCACAGCCCGCCATTTGCGCCCGAGATACGCGACGGTTGCCTGTATGGGCGCGGCGCGGCGGACATGAAGGGCAGCCTGGCTGCAATGGTGACTGCTTGCGAACGCTTCGTCACCGAACACCCGAACCATCAGGGCTCCATCGCCTTTCTCATCACCAGCGACGAAGAAGGCCCCAGCATCAATGGCACAGTAAAAGTGGTGGAGCATCTTGCCGCGCGTGGCGAGAAAATCGACTGGTGCCTGGTCGGTGAACCCACCAGCACAACGTGCGTGGGAGATGTGATCAAGAACGGTCGACGCGGCTCACTGAGCGGCACGTTGATCGTGCATGGCGTGCAAGGCCATGTCGCCTATCCGCACCTTGCCGACAACCCGGTACATCGCTTCGCCCCCGCGCTCGCCGAGCTGTGCGCGATAGAGTTGGATAAAGGCGACGCCTATTTCCCGCCCACCACGTTTCAAATCTCAAACATCCATGCCGGCACGGGCGCAAACAATGTCATCCCCGGCGATCTTGAGGTGTTATTCAATTTCCGCTACTCGACTGCCATTACTCACCCACAACTCCGTGAGCGTGTCGAGACTATATTGAATAACCATAATCTCAAATACGATCTGGAATGGAATCTCTCCGGCGAACCATTTCTGACACGGGAAGGCGAGCTGATCGATGCTGCACGCGACGCGATCCGCGAAATCAGCGGGATAGCCACCGAACTATCCACCTCTGGCGGCACCTCTGACGGGCGCTTCATCGCGCCCACCGGAGCGCAGGTACTTGAACTCGGACCAGTGAACGCCACTATCCATAAGGTGAACGAATGTGTCAGCATCAGCGATCTCGACACACTATCCAGCCTTTATCAACGCATCCTGGAAAAACTGCTTGTGAGGTAACAACAATGACTCAAAATAATGCCAATGACGAACGGCGTCATTTCAAGCGCATCCCATTTGACGCCGAAGCAGAGTTGTCCAGCTCCAATGGCCGTTGGCGCGGTAGATTGATCGATCTTTCACTGAATGGAGCCTTGATGGAACG harbors:
- a CDS encoding DUF2062 domain-containing protein, whose translation is MPKQLIKRFIKRYVPDHKTIRDHKHLQFLGALLHAPNLWHLNRHSVPGAVSVGLFAAFIPGPVQMLIAAAGAVMFRVNMPLSVALTFITNPFTVPPIAYFSYKIGTWILHMPEHPFEIEMSIDWLWGQLNTIGGPFLLGTLVLSVSSALLGNLLMRGIWHWHIMRYLKKRKQRATRDK
- the def gene encoding peptide deformylase, with the translated sequence MAVRKVLRMGDPLLWQVAGPVTDFHDPALRTLIDDMFDTMEAMNGAGLAAPQIGVNLRVVIFSIENNPRYPDMDAVPTTVLINPVIEPLSDALEEGWEGCLSVPGMRGLVPRHSHIRYSGFDQQGGHFQREVSGFHARVVQHECDHLDGVLYPLRIKDMHNFGFQKELFGEETDGE
- a CDS encoding ArsC family reductase; amino-acid sequence: MATVYGIKNCDTVKKALAWLDGHHVDYRFHDFRKDGLDEEILRGWVKELGWEALLNRRGTTWRRLPDADRESLDETKAIALMLTHPSIIKRPLLDLGTSRHLGFSTSDYERLFG
- a CDS encoding VOC family protein, with product MRIDRLDHLVLTVRDIATSCDFYSQVLGVNVVTFGNDRKALVFGKQKINLHEAGKEFEPKASRPTPGSADLCFITCEPLTSVMTHLEAQNIVIIDGPLPRTGAAGAIISIYLRDPDGNLIEISNYTHEIN
- the dapE gene encoding succinyl-diaminopimelate desuccinylase; its protein translation is MSPTLALAIDLISRPSVTPEDAGCQEGMIARLAAIGFRIERLPFGEVHNFWARRGTSGPLFAFAGHSDVVPTGPLEQWHSPPFAPEIRDGCLYGRGAADMKGSLAAMVTACERFVTEHPNHQGSIAFLITSDEEGPSINGTVKVVEHLAARGEKIDWCLVGEPTSTTCVGDVIKNGRRGSLSGTLIVHGVQGHVAYPHLADNPVHRFAPALAELCAIELDKGDAYFPPTTFQISNIHAGTGANNVIPGDLEVLFNFRYSTAITHPQLRERVETILNNHNLKYDLEWNLSGEPFLTREGELIDAARDAIREISGIATELSTSGGTSDGRFIAPTGAQVLELGPVNATIHKVNECVSISDLDTLSSLYQRILEKLLVR